ATACGGGCCTAAACACCGGGAGATTGCGCTTCCCCCTTGGAGAAAAATgccatccttcaggtctcaaaGACTGCCTTTTCATTTAGAATTTCTCCCTtattacaaggggaaaaaaggtaaaGAGGAAACAGAGTGAGATGAAATGTGGAGCTGATTTAGAAAAGAAACTGATACTCTTAAATTctttttcccaattaaaaaatttgaCCATGTGAAAATAATAGTGAACAGAAATGCCATTCCCAAAAGGGGTGAAACATTAAAAGTTAAGAATAATGCAGCAGGATCAAATTACATGAAAAATCTAAAGGGAACACAACCtgcttgttttcctttaattcattttttgggGTGATATTTATAAAGCATGGGGAGGGTCAGGGCATGGAATGGCAAGTGTATGACTGCTGAAAAATGATGTAAGATAAGTAAACGTTCAGTTACAGTTAAAGAGCATTTGAAATTTGCTAGCCACTAACTTACTCAGAGATTGATCCTCAGCGTAAAGCTGAGCTGGacggtaagtgaaataagcacaATAAAATTCGTTTTGGGTGATGGCTGTAACATGTACAACTTGTTGTCAGATCATCTTATTTGAAATACCACAAACCCAAAATCTAACTTGTTGCACAAATTAAGCAGCATTTACTAAAGGCTTCAGATTAATACTGCTTTTGTCGACCTCAAAAGCTGTTTAAACTAAGTGCCAGTTCTCTTTGGAAAGCGTGGATGGCTCTGAAAAGAGCCTTTGGATGTGACGGAAGCTGATCAACTGCTTTGCAGCCAGTGGCTCACTTGGAGCTGGTGTACTTGGTGACAGCCTTGGTGCCCTCAGACACGGCGTGCTTGGCCAGCTCGCCGGGCAGCAGCAGGCGTACGGCCGTCTGGATCTCCCTGGAGGTGATGGTAGAGCGCTTGTTGTAATGCGCCAGGCGCGACGCCTCGCCCGCGATGCGCTCGAAGATGTCGTTAACGAACGAGTTCATGATGCCCATGGCCTTGGACGAGATGCCGGTATCCGGGTGGACCTGCTTCAGCACCTTGTACACGTACACGGAGTAACTCTCCTTGCGGCTGCGCTTGCG
This is a stretch of genomic DNA from Balaenoptera musculus isolate JJ_BM4_2016_0621 chromosome 11, mBalMus1.pri.v3, whole genome shotgun sequence. It encodes these proteins:
- the LOC118903996 gene encoding histone H2B type 1-L — its product is MPELAKSAPAPKKGSKKAVTKAQKKDGKKRKRSRKESYSVYVYKVLKQVHPDTGISSKAMGIMNSFVNDIFERIAGEASRLAHYNKRSTITSREIQTAVRLLLPGELAKHAVSEGTKAVTKYTSSK